In the genome of Myxococcus stipitatus, one region contains:
- a CDS encoding hydroxymethylglutaryl-CoA reductase, degradative: MATEFVGPQGARGDASIQTVFSGFQCLSLEERRERMETGLGLDAQTLDGLTGVEGPRLESTLSTVENAVGLFSLPLGLGLPLKVNGRDYAIPMVVEEPSVIPALSFVAKLVGEAGGFVAEADPSLMIGQIQLTRYGPPSFAMARILEARAELLALANAMHPQLMEEGGGARDVEVRLLPAPEGPGMEPLLVVHVLVDTKEAMGAHLVNTMMEGIAPRIEQLTGGKVYLRILTHLSDRRLARARCSIPERALADFGLGGVEVAEGIVQASRFAQADPYRAATHNKGIMNGIDALALATGQDWRALEAGAHAFAARTGRYGPLSVWRREGGNLLGDIQLPLALGTVGDTQRAHPGVQAALRVLGHPPARELACIFASVGLAQNLAAIRALGSAGNQRGHMALQARSVATSVGAPPEWVEAIAALLVQEGEVRVDRARQVLDRMRGGEGAPLEPPPPGARRQGEQV; this comes from the coding sequence ATGGCAACGGAGTTCGTGGGTCCCCAGGGGGCTCGAGGGGACGCGTCAATCCAGACTGTATTTTCCGGCTTCCAGTGCCTGTCGTTGGAGGAACGACGGGAGCGGATGGAGACGGGACTGGGGTTGGACGCGCAGACACTCGATGGGCTCACAGGAGTGGAAGGACCGAGACTGGAGTCGACGTTGTCCACGGTGGAGAACGCCGTGGGCTTGTTCAGCCTTCCGCTGGGGTTGGGGCTCCCGCTGAAGGTCAACGGAAGGGACTACGCGATTCCCATGGTGGTGGAGGAGCCGTCCGTCATCCCGGCCCTCTCGTTCGTGGCGAAGCTGGTGGGCGAAGCGGGGGGCTTCGTCGCGGAAGCGGACCCTTCGCTGATGATTGGACAAATCCAGCTCACCCGCTACGGGCCGCCCAGCTTCGCCATGGCGCGCATCCTGGAAGCCCGCGCGGAGCTGCTGGCGCTGGCGAACGCGATGCACCCGCAGCTGATGGAGGAGGGCGGTGGCGCGCGGGACGTGGAGGTGCGCCTGTTGCCCGCGCCGGAGGGCCCGGGCATGGAGCCGCTCCTGGTGGTGCATGTGCTCGTGGACACGAAGGAGGCCATGGGGGCCCACCTGGTGAATACGATGATGGAGGGCATCGCGCCCCGCATCGAGCAGCTCACCGGGGGCAAGGTCTACCTGCGCATCCTCACGCACCTGTCGGACCGGAGACTCGCGCGGGCACGATGTTCCATTCCGGAGCGTGCGCTGGCGGACTTCGGGCTGGGCGGCGTGGAGGTGGCGGAGGGAATCGTCCAGGCGAGCCGCTTCGCGCAGGCGGACCCCTACCGCGCGGCCACGCACAACAAGGGCATCATGAACGGCATCGACGCGCTGGCGCTGGCCACGGGACAGGACTGGCGCGCCCTCGAGGCGGGGGCCCATGCCTTCGCGGCTCGCACGGGGCGCTACGGGCCGCTGTCCGTGTGGCGGCGTGAAGGCGGCAACCTGCTGGGCGACATCCAGCTGCCGCTGGCGCTGGGCACGGTGGGGGACACGCAGCGGGCACACCCGGGGGTCCAGGCGGCGCTCAGGGTGCTGGGGCATCCGCCCGCGCGGGAGCTGGCGTGCATCTTCGCCTCGGTGGGGCTCGCGCAGAACCTGGCGGCGATTCGCGCGCTGGGCTCGGCGGGCAACCAGCGCGGACACATGGCGCTGCAGGCGCGCTCGGTGGCGACGAGTGTCGGCGCACCGCCGGAGTGGGTGGAGGCCATCGCCGCGCTGCTGGTGCAGGAAGGCGAGGTGCGGGTGGACCGGGCGCGGCAGGTGCTCGACCGGATGCGTGGCGGGGAGGGCGCTCCGCTGGAGCCACCCCCTCCCGGTGCCCGGCGACAGGGGGAGCAGGTCTGA
- a CDS encoding porin has protein sequence MRRLANALLVLTLSPTLALAQQSPPTEEATPPAPPTQAPAEDGAAPATTSEADAAPADADIDERMTIAEGKVAALEEQNTETKNDLLSLKKLKISGYVQGRYQYQQSLDESGAGGFSKFSVRRGRLKTTYTTDWAQMMLQIDAVPAAPGVTVRDAEATLFIPGTKQQLSLTLGQMKWPFGYEAVQSSSDREMPERTRVIRAFLPDERDRGIKFAGNFLEGKVNVSVGLFDGDGIFNQGYVGSDNDKEKDFIGRAGFDLGWLSGGVSGWHGYSIAKAPSDAYRKAHTRDRLGLDAQVYLDVLPFGATSIKGEYIVGKGYWKSSGDVKVEQLGVPASGWYGLIVQNVGLTNAVAVRYDWFDPEHGKKNAAVDGRPASTNTVGTLGVSLLHYFGENLKVTAAYEMPMTAAPSGAQEPHDNLFTLQMQARY, from the coding sequence ATGCGTCGCCTCGCCAACGCCCTCCTCGTCCTCACCCTGAGTCCCACCCTCGCGCTGGCGCAGCAGTCGCCCCCCACCGAAGAGGCCACGCCCCCGGCGCCCCCCACGCAAGCCCCCGCCGAGGACGGCGCCGCGCCCGCGACGACCTCCGAAGCGGACGCCGCCCCCGCGGATGCGGATATCGACGAGCGGATGACCATCGCGGAGGGGAAGGTCGCCGCGCTCGAGGAGCAGAACACCGAGACGAAGAACGACCTGCTGTCCCTCAAGAAGCTGAAGATCTCCGGCTACGTCCAGGGCCGCTACCAGTACCAGCAGAGCCTGGATGAGTCGGGTGCGGGCGGCTTCAGCAAGTTCAGCGTGCGCCGGGGTCGCCTCAAGACGACCTACACCACGGACTGGGCGCAGATGATGTTGCAGATCGACGCGGTGCCCGCGGCTCCGGGCGTCACCGTGCGCGACGCCGAGGCCACCCTCTTCATCCCCGGCACGAAGCAGCAGCTCTCCCTCACCCTGGGTCAGATGAAGTGGCCGTTCGGCTATGAAGCCGTCCAGTCCTCCAGCGACCGCGAGATGCCCGAGCGCACCCGCGTCATCCGCGCCTTCCTCCCGGACGAGCGCGACCGCGGCATCAAGTTCGCGGGCAACTTCCTGGAGGGCAAGGTGAACGTCAGCGTCGGACTCTTCGACGGCGACGGCATCTTCAACCAGGGCTATGTCGGCTCCGACAACGACAAGGAGAAGGACTTCATCGGCCGCGCGGGCTTCGACCTGGGCTGGCTGTCCGGCGGCGTCTCCGGCTGGCACGGCTACTCCATCGCCAAGGCCCCGTCGGACGCCTACCGCAAGGCCCACACGCGCGACCGGCTGGGCCTGGACGCGCAGGTGTACCTGGACGTGCTCCCCTTCGGCGCCACCTCCATCAAGGGCGAGTACATCGTCGGCAAGGGCTACTGGAAGAGCTCCGGCGACGTGAAGGTGGAGCAGCTCGGCGTGCCCGCCAGCGGCTGGTACGGGTTGATTGTCCAGAATGTGGGCCTGACCAACGCCGTGGCCGTCCGCTACGACTGGTTCGACCCGGAGCACGGCAAGAAGAACGCGGCCGTGGACGGCCGCCCCGCCTCCACCAACACGGTGGGCACCCTGGGCGTGTCGCTCCTCCACTACTTCGGAGAGAACCTCAAGGTCACCGCCGCCTACGAGATGCCGATGACGGCCGCGCCCTCCGGCGCGCAGGAGCCGCACGACAACCTGTTCACGCTTCAGATGCAGGCCCGCTACTAG
- a CDS encoding response regulator: MAHVLIVDDEPDLAQLIDFNLRDAGFSTQLAATGETALASAREHPPELVLLDLMLPDMSGIDVCRQLRAQAASREILIVMLTAKSEESDRIRGFEVGADDYVVKPFSVRELVLRLKAILRRGGVPPSSQAAPLALGALKLDLTAHRFYVEEKEVPLTALEFRLLGHLMTRMGRVQTREQLLEEVWGLSSSLETRTIDTHVMRLRDKLGPARALLETVRGVGYRIVEPSP; the protein is encoded by the coding sequence ATGGCCCATGTCCTCATCGTCGACGACGAACCCGATCTCGCCCAGCTCATCGACTTCAACCTGCGCGACGCCGGCTTCTCCACGCAGCTGGCGGCCACGGGAGAAACAGCGCTCGCCTCCGCGCGCGAGCACCCGCCCGAGCTCGTCCTCCTGGACCTGATGCTCCCCGACATGTCCGGCATCGACGTCTGCCGGCAGCTGCGCGCCCAGGCCGCGTCGCGCGAAATCCTCATCGTCATGCTCACCGCCAAGAGCGAGGAGTCGGACCGCATCCGCGGCTTCGAGGTCGGCGCGGACGACTACGTCGTCAAGCCCTTCAGCGTGCGGGAGCTGGTGCTGCGCCTCAAGGCCATCCTCCGCCGAGGCGGCGTGCCCCCCTCCTCCCAGGCCGCCCCCCTGGCCCTGGGCGCCCTCAAACTGGACCTCACCGCGCACCGCTTCTACGTTGAGGAGAAGGAAGTCCCCCTCACCGCGCTGGAGTTCCGGCTCCTGGGCCACCTCATGACCCGCATGGGCCGGGTGCAGACGCGAGAGCAGCTCCTCGAGGAGGTCTGGGGCCTGTCTTCATCCCTGGAGACACGCACCATCGACACCCACGTCATGCGCCTGCGCGACAAGCTCGGGCCCGCCCGCGCGCTCCTGGAGACGGTGCGAGGGGTGGGGTACCGCATCGTCGAACCGTCCCCGTGA